GGCAGGGAAAATTACAATGTACAAAGGTACAAAGGTCTTGGTGAAATGAATGCAGAACAGCTTTGGGATACTACAATGGACCCCGAAAAAAGGACTATGTTAAAAGTAAATCTCGATGATGCAATTGCAGCAGATGAGATTTTTACGATTCTTATGGGTGATAAAGTAGATCCAAGAAGAGAGTTTATCGAAAAATACGCTAAAACAGTAAGAAATCTCGATATATAAAGAGAGGTGAAATAGATGAGTGAAAATAAAAACGATGATGTAAATAAAGTCATTCCAGTAGACCTTGAAGATGAGATGAAGAAATCTTTTATAGATTATGCCATGAGTGTTATTGTAAGTAGGGCACTACCAGATGTAAGAGATGGATTAAAACCAGTTCATAGAAGAATACTGTATGCCATGAGTGGTCTTGGGCTTACACCGGACAAGGCCTATAAAAAAAGTGTTGCTGTTGTCGGTGAAGTCCTTGGAAAATATCATCCACATGGTGATGTTGCTGTATATGATGCTATGGTTAGAATGGCACAAGATTTCTCTATGAGGGAAACCCTCATTGACGGCCATGGAAATTTCGGTAGCATTGACGGAGATCCTCCTGCAGCTATGAGATATACAGAGGCAAGGCTATCAAAGATTTCCCTTGAAATGCTTACAGATATAAATAAAGAAACTGTTGATTTTGTTCCAAACTTTGATGAAACATTAAAAGAACCAGTTGTACTTCCATCGAGGTTTCCAAATCTTTTAGTAAATGGATCTCAAGGTATTGCGGTAGGTATGGCAACGAACATACCACCACATAATCTTGCAGAAGTAATTAACGGTGTTATAAATTATATAGATAATCCATATATAACGACAGATGAACTTATGAAATATATCAAAGGACCTGATTTTCCAACTGGTGCACTTATAGTTGGAAAAGATGGTATAAGACAGACATATGAGACAGGAAGGGGCAAAATAATAGTAAGGGCAAAAGCCGAAATAGAAGAGCACAATGGCAGGAATAGAATTATTGTAACAGAGATACCGTATATGGTAGTAAAGGCAAAGCTTGTTGAAAAGATTGCAGAACTTGCAAGAGAGAAGCATATTGAGGGCATATCTGATTTAAGGGATGAATCAGATAGAAATGGGATGAAAATTGTCATAGATTTAAAGAGAGATGCAAATCCAAAGGTAATCTTAAATAAACTATATATGCATACACAGATGCAGCAGACATTTGGAGCAATAATGTTAGCCTTAGTCGATGGAACACCAAAAATACTTACATTAAAACAAATTATCGAAAAATATGTCGACCATCAGGCAGACGTTATAACAAGAAGGACAAAATATGATCTTAAAAAAACGGAAGAGAGAGCTCATATATTAGAAGGTTTAAAAATCGCTTTAGATCACATAGATGAAGTTATAAACATCATTCGAAGTTCAAAGACCGAACCTATTGCGAAGAAAAGCTTAATGGATAGATTCGGCTTTAGCGATAGACAAGCACAGGCTATAGTTGATATGAGACTTGGCCGCTTGACTGGTCTTGAAAGACAAAAGGTAGAAGATGAATTAAATGAACTATA
This portion of the Thermoanaerobacterium sp. RBIITD genome encodes:
- the gyrA gene encoding DNA gyrase subunit A, with amino-acid sequence MSENKNDDVNKVIPVDLEDEMKKSFIDYAMSVIVSRALPDVRDGLKPVHRRILYAMSGLGLTPDKAYKKSVAVVGEVLGKYHPHGDVAVYDAMVRMAQDFSMRETLIDGHGNFGSIDGDPPAAMRYTEARLSKISLEMLTDINKETVDFVPNFDETLKEPVVLPSRFPNLLVNGSQGIAVGMATNIPPHNLAEVINGVINYIDNPYITTDELMKYIKGPDFPTGALIVGKDGIRQTYETGRGKIIVRAKAEIEEHNGRNRIIVTEIPYMVVKAKLVEKIAELAREKHIEGISDLRDESDRNGMKIVIDLKRDANPKVILNKLYMHTQMQQTFGAIMLALVDGTPKILTLKQIIEKYVDHQADVITRRTKYDLKKTEERAHILEGLKIALDHIDEVINIIRSSKTEPIAKKSLMDRFGFSDRQAQAIVDMRLGRLTGLERQKVEDELNELYRKIEELKGILADERKVLDIIRNELTEIKNKFSSPRKTHIVAKEDEMDIEDLVQLEDAVVTMTHFGYIKRMPLDAYKSQKRGGKGISGISTREDDFVENVFITTTHDRLLFFTNKGKVYSLRTIDVPESGRQAKGTAIINLIQIEQDEKVNAVIPIKKSVKAKYVVMCTKNGIIKKTKIDDFPTIKKSGNTAIKLDDGDELINVKLTDGDREIIIGTSNGYCIRFHEDNLRPIGRQARGVIAISLRDDDYVVEMDLVNKDSEILVVTENGFGKRSDLEEYRTQTRAGKGIIATKITKKTGKLVAIMSVKAEDELMIISANGILIRTNISDISKMHRDTTGVTLMKLDEGDRVVSTTRINNVDSDE